A section of the Piliocolobus tephrosceles isolate RC106 chromosome 14, ASM277652v3, whole genome shotgun sequence genome encodes:
- the LOC113225336 gene encoding short transmembrane mitochondrial protein 1-like — protein sequence MLQFLLGFTLGNVVGMYLAQNSDIPNLAKKLEDIKKDLDAKKKPPSA from the coding sequence ATGCTCCAGTTCCTGCTTGGATTTACATTGGGCAACGTGGTTGGAATGTATCTGGCTCAGAACTCTGACATACCAAACCTGGCTAAAAAACTTGAAGACATTAAAAAGGACTTGGATGCCAAGAAGAAACCCCCTAGTGCATGA